One region of Glycine max cultivar Williams 82 chromosome 9, Glycine_max_v4.0, whole genome shotgun sequence genomic DNA includes:
- the LOC100788213 gene encoding probable WRKY transcription factor 27, which produces MTHEDWDLFAIVRSCKAATFTATTNTETPPTTTTTTTSNTTSCSGLSQENGSFSFPNLVQPTTNGFQELQHQQLLINFNPTNTITSTSTSTSGLGINPNSTFSEVAGFIGQQQIQQSLHHHLVPAPTNHTFIGTPSTTGFDRFQQQQLQTPEQQQPQQNQPPLQAPQTSHILSPTTQPQTPRSRKRKSQQKKMVCHVTAQNLSSDLWAWRKYGQKPIKGSPYPRNYYRCSSCKGCAARKQVERSTSEPNTFIVTYTGDHKHAKPVHRNSLAGNTRTKLSTTRLPETHETVSCVIIENACSSNSELSPMSVRSDTLENEATLVPGEPDCPDTDIDPEVPSEEDEDVLIPNTGAMSDSIFLGLTNFDRDGVSTL; this is translated from the exons ATGACTCATGAGGATTGGGATCTCTTTGCCATCGTTAGAAGTTGCAAAGCTGCTACATTTACTGCCACCACAAACACAGAAACCCCACCCaccactaccaccaccaccacctccaacACTACCTCTTGCTCGGGTTTGAGCCAAGAAAATGGCTCATTCTCTTTTCCCAATCTGGTGCAACCAACAACCAATGGGTTCCAAGAGCTTCAACACCAACAATTGTTAATAAACTTCAACCCCACCAACACCATTACTAGCACTAGCACTAGCACTAGTGGCCTTGGCATCAATCCCAATTCCACGTTTTCTGAAGTTGCGGGATTCATTGGACAACAGCAGATACAGCAAAGTCTCCACCACCATCTCGTTCCTGCTCCCACAAATCACACCTTCATTGGAACACCCTCCACTACTGGTTTTGACAGGTTCCAACAACAGCAACTCCAAACCCCAGAACAACAGCAACCACAGCAAAACCAACCACCCCTTCAAGCACCACAAAcaagtcacatcctttcaccaACCACACAACCACAAACACCCAGATCAAGAAAAAG AAAGAGCCAGCAGAAGAAAATGGTATGCCATGTAACCGCACAAAACCTCTCATCAGACTTGTGGGCATGGCGAAAATATGGACAAAAACCCATCAAAGGCTCTCCATATCCAAg gaacTATTACAGATGCAGTAGCTGCAAAGGATGCGCTGCGAGAAAGCAAGTAGAGCGAAGCACCAGCGAACCCAACACGTTCATCGTGACCTACACCGGCGACCACAAACACGCGAAACCCGTTCACCGGAACTCCCTCGCCGGCAACACCAGAACAAAACTATCCACCACCCGTTTACCCGAAACCCATGAAACCGTGTCTTGTGTAATAATAGAAAACGCATGCTCTTCAAACTCTGAGCTTTCTCCCATGTCGGTAAGGTCCGACACGCTGGAAAACGAGGCAACGCTCGTACCCGGCGAACCCGATTGCCCGGACACGGATATTGACCCTGAGGTGCCCTCTGAAGAAGACGAAGACGTTTTGATACCCAACACAGGTGCCATGTCAGACTCGATTTTCTTGGGGTTGACCAATTTTGACCGCGACGGCGTTTCCACGCTTTAA
- the LOC102668507 gene encoding uncharacterized mitochondrial protein AtMg00810-like, protein MSKEFKGGMKEAFEITDLGKMSYFLGMQVQQDRGEVFVSQEKYAKEILRKFKMEECKPIATLMNQKEKFSNKDGAEKVDEKLYRSLIGCLVYLTATRPDITYVVNLLSQYMHCASEIHFKATKRILRYIKGTIGYGVKF, encoded by the coding sequence ATGAGTAAAGAGTTTAAAGGAGGAATGAAAGAAGCCTTTGAAATTACTGATCTTGGAAAAATGTCTTATTTCCTTGGTATGCAGGTGCAACAAGATAGAGGTGAAGTCTTTGTAAgtcaagaaaaatatgcaaaggaAATTCTTAGAAAGTTCAAGATGGAGGAATGCAAGCCAATTGCAACGCTaatgaatcaaaaggagaaATTCAGCAATAAAGATGGAGCTGAAAAGGTTGATGAAAAACTGTACAGAAGCTTAATAGGATGTCTGGTGTATTTGACTGCAACCAGGCCAGACATTACCTATGTAGTAAACTTGTTGTCACAATATATGCACTGTGCTAGTGAGATTCATTTTAAGGCAACTAAAAGAATCCTGAGATATATCAAGGGTACTATTGGTTATGGAGTGAAGTTTTAG
- the LOC100526984 gene encoding Probable NADH dehydrogenase [ubiquinone] 1 alpha subcomplex subunit 5, mitochondrial-like, whose protein sequence is MFLRAVARPLMAKVKASTGIVGLDVVPNAREVLIGLYSKTLKEIQKVPEDEGYRKAVESFTKHRLGVCKEEEDWENIEKRLGCGQVEELIEEAQDELKLISYMIEWDPWGVPDDYECEVIENDAPVPKHVPLHRPPPLPTEFHKTLEALTGKDTPAASSSESPSKA, encoded by the exons ATGTTTCTGCGTGCGGTGGCGCGGCCGTTGATGGCGAAGGTGAAGGCTTCGACGGGGATCGTGGGGCTGGACGTGGTGCCGAACGCGAGGGAGGTGCTGATTGGGCTGTACAGCAAGACGCTGAAAGAGATCCAGAAGGTTCCCGAAGATGAAGGGTACCGCAAGGCCGTGGAGAGCTTCACCAAGCACAGGCTCGGCGTGTGCAAGGAGGAGGAGGACTGGGAGAACATCGAGAAACGCCTCGGCTGCGGCCAGGTCGAGGAGCTCATCGAAGAGGCTCAGGACGAGCTCAAGCTCATTTCCTACATGATCG AGTGGGATCCTTGGGGTGTTCCAGATGATTATGAATGTGAGGTGATTGAGAATGATGCACCAGTTCCCAAGCATGTTCCTCTCCACCGACCTCCTCCTCTCCCAACAGAATTTCACAAGACGCTAGAGGCACTTACAGGGAAAGATACTCCGGCTGCCAGCTCTAGTGAATCACCCTCAAAGGCATGA